In Thermodesulfobacteriota bacterium, the DNA window CCCAACTTGCGCTTGACCTCGCCCTGTTCATCAACGGCTTACCTATCGCGACATTCGAGTTGAAGAACCGCCTGACCAAGCAGACCGTGGAGGACGCGGTGCAGCAGTACAAGCGCGACCGTGACCCGCGCGAACTGCTCTTTCAGTTCGGCCGCTGTCTGGTGCATTTCGCCGTGGACGATCAGGAGGTGCGCTTCTGCACCCACCTCAAGGGCAAGGACTCCTGGTTCTTGCCCTTCAATAAGGGCTGGAACGACGGCGCGGGCAATCCGCCGATTGAAGGCCGGCCCGGCATCAAAACCGACTATCTGTGGCGTGAGATCCTCACCCGTGAAGGGCTTGCCGACATCCTTGAGAACTACGCCCAGGTGATTGAGGAAAAGGACGAGCGCACCGGCCGGAAGAAGGAACTACAAATCTTCCCGCGCTACCACCAGCTTGATGTGGTGCGGAAACTCTTGGCCGATGTGCGCTTACAGGGCGCGGGCCGGCGGTACCTGATCCAGCACTCGGCAGGCAGCGGCAAGAGCAACTCCATTGCCTGGCTGGCGCACCAGTTCGTCGGGCTGGAACGGGAGAATGCCCCGATTTTCGACTCGGTGATCGTGGTCACCGACCGCAAGGTGCTCGACAAGCAGATCCGCGACACGATCAAGCAGTTCGCCCAGGTGGCCGCCACGATAGGAGCCGTGACCGAAGGTTCGGGCCAGCTTCGGCAGTTCATCGAGAGCGGCAAGAAGATCATCATCACCACTGTCCAGAAGTTTCCCTTCATCCTGGATGAGATTGGCAACGAACACCGTGGACGGAAGTTCGCCATCCTCATTGACGAGGCGCATTCCAGCCAGGGCGGACGTACAGCGGCGAAGATGAACATCGCACTGTCGGCGGAGGGCGGCGAAGAGGATGAGGAGACCACAGAGGATACGATCAACCGCATTATGGAAGCGCGGAAGATGCTGCCCAACGCCAGCTACTTCGCCTTCACCGCCACTCCCAAAAACAAGACCCTGGAAATCTTCGGCGAGCCATGGCCGGAGGGGGGCGTTGTCAAACACCGACCTTTCCATAGCTACACGATGAAGCAGGCGATCCAGGAGGGCTTCATCCTTGATGTGCTGAGGAACTATACACCGGTGGAAAGCTACTACCGGCTAGCGAAGACCGTGGAGGACGACCCGGAGTTCGACACCAAGAAGGCCCAGAAGAAGCTACGTCGTTACGTGGAGTCCCACGAGCACGCCATCCGCGAGAAGGCAGAGATCATGGTGGACCACTTCCACGAGCAGGTGCTGGCCAAGCACAAGGTTGGCGGCCAGGCGCGGGCGATGGTGGTCACCGGAGGCATTCACCGGGCCATCCAGTACTTCCACGCTATCCGCGATTACCTCAAGGAGCGCAAGAGCCCGCATCAGGCCATCGTCGCCTTCTCCGGCGAGCATGAGTACGGCGGGCAGAAGGTGACCGAGGCTTCGCTGAACGGATTCTCCAGCAACCTGATCCCGGAGCGCATCCGCGCGGAGCCGTACCGCTTTCTGATCTGTGCCGACAAGTTCCAGACCGGCTATGATGAGCCGCTCTTGCACACGATGTACGTGGACAAGCCGCTTTCGGGCATCAAGGCGGTGCAGACACTCTCGCGCCTCAACCGGGCGCACCCGAAAAAGCACGACACCTTCGTGCTCGACTTTCAGAATGATGCCGACACCATCCAGTTGGCCTTCGAGGACTACTACCGCACCACGATCCTCAGCGCAGAGACTGACCCGAACAAGCTGCACGACCTCAAGGCCGCCCTTGACGGCTATCAGATCTACGACGACACGGCCGTCGACCAGTTGGTCGAGCGCTATCTGGCCGGGGCCGACCGAGACCAGCTCGACCCGATCCTCGATGCCTGCGTGGCGACCTATGTGGACACGCTGGATGAGAACGGCCAAGTGGACTTCAAGGGCAAGGCCAAGGCCTTCGTGCGCACTTACGGGTTCCTGGCCTCAGTGCTGCCCTTCACCAATGCCGCATGGGAGAAGCTCTCGATCTTCCTGAACTTCCTCATCCCTAAGCTGCCCGCGCCAAAGGAAGAGGACCTGTCCAAAGGGATTCTCGAGGCTATCGACATGGAGAGCTACCGGGTGGAGGTGCGCTCGGCAATGCCCATCGGTCTGGCCGACCAAGATGCGGAGATCGAGCCTGTGCCCACGAGCGGCGGCGGCCGGATGCCGGAGCCAGACTTGGATCGCCTGAGCAATATCCTGCGTGCCTTCAACGATCAGTTCGGCAACATCGACTGGAAGGACGCCGACAAAATCCGCAAAGTCATCGCCGAGGATATTCCCACCAAGGTAGCGGCGGACAAGGCCTACCAGAACGCGATGAAGTACTCGGACAAGCAGAATGCCCGCATCGAGCACGACAGAGCACTCCAGCGGGTACTCGTCGAGCTGCTGTCCGACCACACCGAACTGTTCAAGCAGTTCAGCGACAACGCGGCGTTCAAGAAGTGGTTGGCGGACACGATCTTTTCGGCGACCTATGCCCCGCCGACTGCATAGGTCGAGGTGCGATGCGTACCTTGAGGACGCTCATTGGTTTACAAGTTTATGCCCTTCGGGCAACGAATTTGAATTGGATGTATTTGTAGAGGAGCCGTTTGACTTTGATAAGGTTTATGAAGAACGGAAAAATATCAAGGCCGGAAATGTAAGGATTCCACTTGTGCCTATAAAACGGCTTATTGAGATGAAGAAGAAGGTCGGCAGACCACAGGATATTGCCGATGTCTATTATCTTAGAAAGATAGAAAAGGAGTGGGGCGATGAATAAAAAGCCACTGTTATATTATAGGACGATAGAGCAGATAGAAGAGTACCGGAAACGGCCGGCTCTTCAAAAGATTAAGTGGCTTGAGGCGCAGATGGAGTTCTTCTATTATGCCATGCCTGATAAGGCCAAGAAGATCAGGGATCGTATGCGCGCAGAAAAAAAGACCGCAACCCTTTAATAGATAGACTCACTCGTGGATAGCAGGAATATGTCCTCATAGAAAAGGGTAATGTCAAAAGTTATATGAAAAACAAGCCACAGAGGACACAGAGCGCACAGAGCAACGTAAAGAAATCAAAAGAAAAAGACAGAGCAGCTAAGAAAAAAGCAGATTTATGGGCACTTCCGTGACCTGTGTACCCTCAAGGGCTGTGATTGAGCCATTTTCTGGGGGACAACAAGAGCATTGGAGAAACTGGGGAGGGGAGGAACCAAATTGTGCTTTAACCTACTGATACCTCTGTGTTCTCTGTGCTCTCTGTGGCAAAAGTTTTGACAGTACGAGAAAAAGGGTAAGGGTATTTACATGAAATTCCACTTCGAGAGCAACCAGGAAGGGGGAAACCAGGACGTTGTTGAAACTTATCACTTTTCGTTTCCAAGTTTTTGAACATGCATAGCGAGCGCATTCCCCGGTGCTTGCAGCGGGGAGCTTCAATATAAGGAGGTTGTCATGGCGGCGCCAAATGAAATTTTGAAAGAGGCATTGGCCCTTAAACCGGCACAAAAGGCAAAATTGATCGACAAGTTACTTTCCAGTCTGGATGCACCTGATAAGGAGATTGATGAATTATGGGCCAAAGAAGCGTAAAGCCGGATCGATGCCTACGAAAAAGGAGAGATCAAGGCTGTCTCATTAAAAGAAGTCCTTGAAAGGTACGAGTAGGTCTTGCTGATAAGATGTCAAATAAGGCATTTCCCTTACGGAATCATCTATCAAATTCGAAAAGACGAGGTCCTGGTAGTTGCAATTGTGAACCTTCACAGAAAGCCCGGTTATTGGAAAGATAGAATATAGAACGAGCCTAACCGGGGAAAATCGGGGCAGTGGGCATTTCATGTGAATCCATTAGGGGGACGTTAGTTTGACTTGTTCGGGGTGATATGTGGCATTGATAAGTTTACAACAGGTGCGGCTTGCGTTCGGCGGCCCGGAGCTGATCGACGGGGTGACCCTGCAGATCGGGCGCGGAGAGCGGGTCTGCCTGGTCGGCAGAAACGGGGCGGGTAAATCCACCCTCATAAAGATCATCAGCGGCGAGATCACCCCTGATGCCGGCGAGGTCATACGTGCGCAGGGAGTGCGGGTCGCCTCTCTCGCTCAGGAAGTGCCGCAGGATCTGTCTGGAACAGTCTTCGAGGTGGTTTCGGGCGGGCTGGGCGGCGTGGTCGAATTGCTTTCGGAATACCGCCTCGTGAGCAACCGCCTTACCCAGGGGGACGACGCGGGCATAATCGCCGAACTGGAACGGATACACCACCTGATCGAGTTCTCGGGCGGCTGGCAGATACAACAGAAGGTCGAGACCGTTCTTTCCCGCCTCAGTCTGGATCCTGACGCGCCTGTGGCTGAACTCTCCGGCGGCTATAAAAGGAGGGTTCTGCTGGCACGGGCCCTCGTGAACGAGCCGGACCTGTTACTCCTTGATGAGCCGACCAATCATCTCGATATTGGCTCGATCGGCTGGCTGGAGGAATTCCTCAACGAGTACCGCGGGTCTATGCTCTTCACAAGCCACGACCGGAGATTTCTTCAGACTTTGGCGACGCGTATCATCGAACTCGACCGGGGGCGGATCACCGACTGGCCCGGCGATTACGCAACCTACCTGGCGCGAAGGCAGGCCGAGCTCGACGCGGAGGTCACGCACAACGTGCTCTTCGATAAAAAGCTCGCGCAGGAGGAGGCGTGGATACGGCAGGGCGTGAAAGCCCGGCGCACCTGCAATGAAGGGCGGGTGCGTGCGTTGAAGGAGATGCGGAGAGAACGCCTCGCGAGACGTGAACAGGCAGGGAGCGCGACGATGCGGCTGAACGAGGCCGAGCGGTCCGGCAAACTGGTTCTTGAGGCCAAGGGGGTCGGGCATATCTACGAGGGCCGTCCTCTGATTCGCGATTTTTCCACGCTCATAATGCGTGGCGACAAGATCGGCATCATCGGCCCGAACGGCTCGGGCAAGACCACCCTGCTCAGGATTCTGCTCGGCGCGATGGAGCCCCACCGTGGCTCTGTGCGCAGGGGGGCCAACATCGAGGTTGCCTATTTCGACCAGCATCGTGCGCAATTGATTGATGACAGATCGGTTATGGACAATGTGGGAGACGGGTCCGAGAAGGTGACGGTCAACGGAAGGACCAGGCACATAATCGGCTATCTCGAGAATTTCCTCTTCCCCCCGGAGCGCGCCCGCGCTCCGGTAAGGGGCCTCTCCGGCGGCGAGCGAAACCGAGCCCTCCTGGCCAAGCTTTTCACGAAACCCTCAAACGTACTGGTGATGGACGAGCCCACCAATGATCTCGACACCGATACCCTGGAACTCCTCGAGGAAATGCTGATGGAGTATGAAGGTACCGTTCTCCTCGTGAGCCACGACCGGGAGTTTCTCAATAACGTTGTAACGAGCACCATAGTATTTGAAGGCGACGGAAGGCTGACCGAATATGTGGGCGGGTACGACGACTGGCTGCGGCAGCGCGGCCCCGCAGTCCCGGTACGAACGGAAAAGACCGCGAAGCCGGAAAAGCCGCGGCCGCAACAGGAGCGTCCGCGTACCCTGACCTTCAAGGAGAAGAAAGATATCGAGGCTCTGCCGGCGCTCATCGAAGCCCTGGAAGCAGAGCGCGACGGGCTTTATGACACCCTTGCGGACCCTGACTTCTATCGCCAGGACGGAAGTAGGCTCCCGGCAGCAAAGGCGAGAATCGAGGACCTCGAAAAAGAGATCACTATGGCGTATGAGCGATGGGAGCTTTTGGAGTCAATCGGTGTCAATTCGCACAATAAATTGATTGTTCTTTCCTGAACCAGTATCCTTCCTATCCAAAGATGCTGGGAACAGAATCGATAGCGTCTTGACGTTATATCACCATAGCGTTATAATGTTGCTCAAAAACATGGAGGAGCATGATGTCTGCATTGACAAAAAGGGCGACGATTTATTTGGACCCTATGTTGCACAAAGCCTTGCGTCTGAAGGCTGCGGAGACATCCCGGTCTATGTCCGAGCTGGTCAACCGTGCCGTGCGCCTTTCCCTGGCAGAGGATGCAGAAGACCTCGCTGCCTTTGAAGAGCGGGCAGGCGAGCCACTTGTTGCCTTCGAAGACCTGCTGAAAGACCTCAAGAAGCATGGCCGGATATAACATTTTTCTGCGGCATTCCGTCGCGAAAGACCTTGACGGCATTCCAAAGAAAGACCTCAAGCGCGTAATTGACCGTATCCGGTCACTTGCTCATGACCCAAGGCCCTCCGGCTGCGAGAGGCTTTCCGGGCAGGAACGATACCGGATTCGGCAAGGAAGATATCGTATTGTTTATTCCATCCAGGACGATAATCTTACTATCTGGATTGTGAAAGTGGGACACAGGCGGGATGTATATCGATGTCTGGGATAGACTTCAGGGACGTCAAAGACGGAGAGGCGGGAAGCGGACTATAAGGGTCTTAATACCTGAGGATTTGGTTGGATTAAAAGTACAGGCCATGGTAGATGATAAGTGAAGCTCCCCGCAGCAAGCTGCGGGGAATGCGCTCGCTATGCATGTTCAAGATGGACGAACGGTTTTGCTGATATTGAGGGGATAATGGCTCTACACAAGGCGGCTCCGGACTGGTCAATTATTGAGGAGTATTTTGCCTTGTCTGGTTCGCTCCATATCAGGCCGGGTTATGAAGTTATAGGGGGCAGGGGACGTATGGGATTCGGCGGAGGTCGGAGGTGATCCGATTTTGTGTACTGGCTAGTGGCAGTAAGGGAAATTGTACGTACCTGGAGTCTCACGGGGTTCGCTTCCTGGTCGATGCGGGATTGAGCG includes these proteins:
- a CDS encoding ribbon-helix-helix protein, CopG family, yielding MSALTKRATIYLDPMLHKALRLKAAETSRSMSELVNRAVRLSLAEDAEDLAAFEERAGEPLVAFEDLLKDLKKHGRI
- a CDS encoding type II toxin-antitoxin system RelE/ParE family toxin; amino-acid sequence: MAGYNIFLRHSVAKDLDGIPKKDLKRVIDRIRSLAHDPRPSGCERLSGQERYRIRQGRYRIVYSIQDDNLTIWIVKVGHRRDVYRCLG
- a CDS encoding ATP-binding cassette domain-containing protein, whose product is MALISLQQVRLAFGGPELIDGVTLQIGRGERVCLVGRNGAGKSTLIKIISGEITPDAGEVIRAQGVRVASLAQEVPQDLSGTVFEVVSGGLGGVVELLSEYRLVSNRLTQGDDAGIIAELERIHHLIEFSGGWQIQQKVETVLSRLSLDPDAPVAELSGGYKRRVLLARALVNEPDLLLLDEPTNHLDIGSIGWLEEFLNEYRGSMLFTSHDRRFLQTLATRIIELDRGRITDWPGDYATYLARRQAELDAEVTHNVLFDKKLAQEEAWIRQGVKARRTCNEGRVRALKEMRRERLARREQAGSATMRLNEAERSGKLVLEAKGVGHIYEGRPLIRDFSTLIMRGDKIGIIGPNGSGKTTLLRILLGAMEPHRGSVRRGANIEVAYFDQHRAQLIDDRSVMDNVGDGSEKVTVNGRTRHIIGYLENFLFPPERARAPVRGLSGGERNRALLAKLFTKPSNVLVMDEPTNDLDTDTLELLEEMLMEYEGTVLLVSHDREFLNNVVTSTIVFEGDGRLTEYVGGYDDWLRQRGPAVPVRTEKTAKPEKPRPQQERPRTLTFKEKKDIEALPALIEALEAERDGLYDTLADPDFYRQDGSRLPAAKARIEDLEKEITMAYERWELLESIGVNSHNKLIVLS
- a CDS encoding addiction module protein; translated protein: MAAPNEILKEALALKPAQKAKLIDKLLSSLDAPDKEIDELWAKEA